A window from Desulfovibrio sp. Fe33 encodes these proteins:
- a CDS encoding FKBP-type peptidyl-prolyl cis-trans isomerase — translation MTAQKGSTVKVHYTGTLKEDGSQFDSSQGREPLEFKLGEGMVIAGFENAVIGRSAGDTVTVEIPPEEGYGSPSAELVFQVRREQLPPDVELEEGIMLEIRTEDGQPAYVRVTEFDDETVTLDGNHPLAGETLVFDIEIVEVA, via the coding sequence GCAGAAAGGCAGCACCGTCAAGGTTCACTACACCGGCACCCTCAAGGAGGACGGCAGCCAGTTCGATTCCAGCCAGGGCCGCGAGCCTCTGGAGTTCAAGCTCGGAGAAGGCATGGTCATCGCCGGTTTCGAGAATGCCGTGATAGGCCGGTCCGCGGGCGACACCGTGACCGTGGAAATCCCCCCCGAGGAGGGATACGGCTCCCCCAGCGCAGAACTGGTCTTCCAGGTCCGTCGCGAGCAGCTTCCCCCCGACGTGGAGCTGGAAGAGGGAATCATGCTGGAAATCCGCACCGAGGACGGCCAGCCCGCCTATGTCCGCGTGACCGAATTCGACGACGAAACGGTGACTCTGGACGGCAACCACCCCCTGGCCGGCGAGACGCTGGTCTTCGACATCGAAATAGTGGAAGTAGCGTAA